The DNA region ATGAGGACAGGGACTCCGTGCCCTCCTGGACTCAACAGGAGGCCATATGTGAGCGTCCAGTGCTGATCTGTAAGCCCTTTGCACTCAGGAGAGCGTGCTAGAAAGCAAAATGATCCAAACTGGGAGCACACTGATTGCAAATCCAGACAGAGGGAGCCCACTTCCATCACCAGCTCATTCTGGACAAGTACCCTACCCTCAGTTCCTCATCAGTACAGTAAGAACTACTAAAGCAATTTCAAAGTtagatgtttttgttgttgttgtttgtttttgttttttggtagcaaaatctttttttcccaagTGAAATCTTACCCCAAATTCCAATACATACAACACATAAAAGTCAAGCTGTTCTGGCTGACCTGGGGTTGGGAGACCCAGAGCCCTACCTGCCTAGCCTCCTCATCACTCCCAGGAACAGACCCCTCTGAGGTTCCTTCTCAGAAGCAGGGTTCCGTGGGACACAAGTTTAAAAATCCCTGGGCTCAGCAATTTCTTTGAGCCCATTGAGCTCTGACATTAACACTCTTTATAAGACCATGAGGAGGGCTGTATGGTTTAGGAGTTCAGGAATAGACCAAGAAAGAAGCTAGGAAAAGTGGCAGTGGCTCAGAGGAGCTGACCCTCCAGAGCTCCAGAAAAAGAGAgatcatcttctccatctttctccAGCTCTGTGGTGGCATGAGCTCCGGCATTGCGTGTGACCTTGAATGAgttgttttctctatttcaacCTCAGTTTCTAGTCTGAAACCTGGACTGAACTCCCAGGATTACTGTAAGAAGTCAATAAGACCCTGTAAAGGATCCCTTTCTCCTGGGCTTGGCCCCAGCCCCAAGTCTGACAACAGGGTCCCAGTCTGAGCCAGAGATTCCAACATTCCTGGGTGTGTGTTTCTGGACTTTTCCCATAACAGCTGGGCCAGAGCTGTCACTCAGTCCCTGTCCCGCCATCGCTGGTGGGGGAGCGTTGGGGTGCCACCCAGCACCGTACCTCCACCGCTGCCAGGAACGGAGAAGCAATGTTCTCGGGAGTGGCCCGGAGGCTCTTCCAGGTCTGAGAGGGCCTGGTGATTCATCCCTGCTGCATTTTCCGAGCACAGTAGATCTTACCCTCAAGCTCTTTTTTAGAAACTCTAAATAAGTGTGGGGAGTGCATGATCTAGAAGCAGTAATCCCAGTTAATCTGTGTGCTTTTCCAGAACATCCTTTAGAAGTGGGGATTCCTGGGACAGGGAGCACTTTGTAAGGCGGGGGGAGCTATTTTCTCTGTTGGAACATCCATCCACTTACCCTAGAATTTTCCAAGGAAAGGGCAGCCACTGGAACCTGACCCACTTGAAAGTGCTTGCCCTCCACCAGATAAATCCCAGGGTGGGTTCCTGACCCTTTTCTGAGGCTGCAAAAAGCAGAGAGTTCTCCCGCCCCCCATACAGGGGATGTGGACTGGGGGGCTGGGCAGGAGTTACAGCTGTGGGACTTTCCAAGACGCAATCCTTCCACCAGAACAAATAGCCCCCTTCTGTCTGGTGACCGACTGACCCTCGATATCCCCTCCTACCTGGTTTCCAGGCCCCCTCAAACATTGGTCCCTTTATCCGCTGGCCGCCTGCCTCCCCACCCTAGACTCTTTACTGTCTGCCCTCGCCTGGGTATGACATCCGTTCACGGGCCTGGGGGGCCTGCCTCGGGGTGTCCACCCTTCATATGTCCCAGACCCCCGCCCCACATGCGCCGGGTCTCTCGCCCTCCCGTCACTGCGTCCTCTCTCCCGCAGCGATCGAGCAAAGCATTGAACAGGAGGAGGGGCTGAATCGTTCCTCTGCGGACCTGCGCATCCGCAAGACCCAGGTAGGAGGCAGCGGCCAGGCACGGTCAGGGTCGGGGCCGGGACCAAACCGCACAGGACCGGACAGGGGAGGGGCCCAGGCTGGAGCCCTGCCTGTTGGGCGTGGGCGGGCCAGAGCAGGCACTAGCGTGGGGCGTGGCCAAGGGGGAGcctgggcaggggcggggcttggggCGGGACTACAGCGGAGGTCGGAACCCAGCTACATCTCAGTGCCCTAGCCCGGCCTTGGCTGGCTTGGGCATAGGATGGGGGTGCTGGGGTATGGGACTGCACACTTGCGAGGGCTTGGGGTCGTGGCATGAGCTGAAGAAGGGGCCGTAGGCTAACTCAGCCCCTCCtgcccactccatccctccacgGTCTCTGCTCCCTGCCTCCTGATGTGTCTGTACCCCCCACCACAGCACTCCACACTCTCCCGGAAGTTCGTGGAGGTAATGACTGAATATAACGCGACCCAGTCCAAGTACCGCGACCGCTGCAAGGACCGGATCCAGAGGCAGCTGGAGATCAGTGCGTGTGACATCTCCCCCCCGCAAACTCCCCAGACCTGTCCCATACTCCTTCCAGGCCCTTCCCCTCCGTGGAGGGGACTCGTGGCCTGAGGCCGGATGGGAGGGTGGGCTCCCGGGTCCCTACCACATCCCACCACCTCAGGTGTCCAGGCTGGCCCAGTCGCTGAGCAGCGAGTCGTTTCTCCCCACAGCTGGAAGGACCACGACCAACGAAGAACTGGAAGACATGCTGGAGAGTGGGAAGTTGGCCATCTTCACTGACGATGTGAGCCCCGCGTGGGGTTGGGGTCTGTTTTTGGAAAGCATTCGCCTTTCCTTTCCAAGCGTAGGCTGAACTCAAGGTCCTAAGTCCGCCGTGAAATAACAAGCATCGGGAAGTCTGAACCTGGAACTGGGGAATTCCATGGGGGCAGAGCAGGAAGTACCCTCATAAAAATGGCAATCAGTAAggtgccaggcaccgttctaagcattgaatgtatttacatttacctactaaattcatttaatcctcaccacaagcCTCTGAGGGAGTCGtgtttcacagatgaggtaaTCTGATccagaaaggttaaatgacttgccgaggtcacacagctacagGCAGAGCAAGGATCTGAATCCGCAGTCAGGACTCTTCAGTGCTAAGATACACTTCTCCCTAGTGATGTGGGTCATTTCACCAAGTGACTAATTTGCCTACATTTTGAAGGTTTTCTAAAACATCAGTTTCAGTTTTGCTGAAGTTTGGCACACTGCCCTGCGCTTGTCATCTTATATGTGAAAGAGATGGGCTTTCCCcaactgtagttcttctttctctttcttgactCTCGCCCTGGCTGACAGGTTTTATCTCCCTTTCAGCTTCTGGTGGCAGAATGACTCTGGTTTAGGTTTCTAGACCAGCGTTAAAGTACATTCAATGACCGTCTAGCAGTTTTCAGCAAATTGCTATTTAGAGAATTGATCTTTGTTAAATTAGCTTTGAGCAAATTGATAATGGGCCAGTTAGCCCGGAGCCCTCCCAAACAGCTCTGCCCAGGCTGTCAGTCTGTCTGAGAGTGGAGGGAAACCTGGTGAGGGGTTCTAAGGGGATAGAGCTGATCCCTGCTGGTTAACCCACCATCATTACGATGCAGGGTGGTCGGTACCTTGCCTGAGGGCTGAACAAGATGCAGACAGGCCCTAAGGTAGTAGTTAACTTCTAGGGTCGggaaaggcttcctgggggaggtggcATTGAGTTGTGTGCCTTAAGAGACAGGGAGCATTTGGACACGGGGAGATGGGCAAAGGACATTCCAGAAAAAGGGGACAGACTGAACAAACACAGAGAGAGTGGACCACTTGCCAAAGAGCCATTGGATGATTGGGGCTCTTAGGATTTGGGGAGATGAGGACGGAAACGGAGATGGGGCCTCGACTGCTAAGGAGGTGAGGACGGAAAGGGAGATGATGGGGCCTCGACTGCTAAGGAGATGAGGACGGAAAGGGAGACGGGGCCTCGACTGCTAAGGTGAAGGTGTGGAGCCTGTGGATGGTGGGGAGCCTCGGAGGGCTTTAGAGCAGAAGAGTGTCTGGATGTGGTCTAAACAGTGAGTGGTTTGGAAGGTGAGTGGTCTGGCTTCCGTGGGGAGGAGATATATCTGACTGTGGGTTAGAGTCTCTCCCACTGACTCTTGAGGGCTGCAGAGcatttccttattatttctaCCCCGGCCCATATCATGGGGGCTCCAGGGCACACTGCCTTCTCATCTGGGCCTCCTTTTCTGCTTCCACTCTCTGCTGTGTCCCCTTCCATTATCCTGTCTGCCTTTGACCAGATGGTGGCCCCCAATCCTGACAGGGGTCCAGGACCCCTGTCTCCCttcccagggcctccctggtgtgTGTGATAGAGACAGCCATGGGCTGAGGTGGCGGGCTCAGGGCAGGTTTTCCTTCTTGTAATTTAACAGATGTCTCTTTagtgcttcctgtgtgccaggtactattctaattGATACACACATAGTCATTCACTTAATCTTCGCACAACCTTGTGAGGTGTGAAGTATCTGCATTTtctaggtggggaaactgaggcctgaagagGTTAAACAATTTGCCCATGGTTACAGCTAGTAAACGCCAGCCAGGTTCGAACCCAGACGCTCTGGCTGCAGAATCCAAGCTCTTCCGGGAGTGAAGGGTGGTCTGCagctctcctccctcttcccccctgcccctcccctttcACCCTAGATCAAAATGGACTCACAGATGACAAAGCAGGCACTGAATGAAATCGAGACAAGGCACAACGAGATCATCAAACTGGAAACCAGCATCCGTGAGCTGCACGACATGTTTGTGGACATGGCCATGCTTGTGGAGAGCCAGGTACTGCCTCTGCCACAGGCCTCGGGGAACCTCACCCGGGTCCCCGGGATCCCCTCTTccagcccagctcccaccccatCCTATGCATGTATCCTCTGCAGGGCGAAATGATTGACCGCATTGAGTACAACGTGGAACATTCCGTGGACTACGTGGAGCGAGCCGTGTCTGACACCAAGAAAGCTGTGAAATATCAGAGCAAGGCCCGGAGGGTGAGCCGGGGCAGGCGGGCCTGTGGAGCAGGTGGGCTGGAGCCGAGCGGGCGGGGCTGGGCTCAGGCCAGGGCTGAGGTGAGTGATGAAATCCCGCGAGAGGCCTTATTTCTGGTTCTgacctcttcctttttctgttttctctcccctcttctttttcctcacaCCCTCCTCCCCATCTGTCTGTCGGTTTGTGTGTCTCTttacctctctgtctctccatctcctccctccctctcgccCTTCCTGCCTGCAGAAGAAAATCATGATCATCATTTGCTGTGTGGTGCTGGGGGTGGTCTTGGCGTCATCCATTGGGGGGACGCTGGGCTTGTAggccccccacccctgtccctcCCAGACCCTTCCCCACCACATCGGGAGCAATACCCCCACCACCCCTTCACTCCATCCCCTGCTCCAGGCTCACCCTCAAGACAGACCCGGGCAGCACCCGCAACCTTTACCGCCTGTCAGACCCTGGAGTCCCTGGACCTCCCCCCCGCCATggaccaccccccgcccccgcacgTAGATAGCAGCAGGCGTGATTA from Tursiops truncatus isolate mTurTru1 chromosome 15, mTurTru1.mat.Y, whole genome shotgun sequence includes:
- the STX1B gene encoding syntaxin-1B, whose translation is MKDRTQELRSAKDSDDEEEVVHVDRDHFMDEFFEQVEEIRGCIEKLSEDVEQVKKQHSAILAAPNPDEKTKQELEDLTADIKKTANKVRSKLKAIEQSIEQEEGLNRSSADLRIRKTQHSTLSRKFVEVMTEYNATQSKYRDRCKDRIQRQLEITGRTTTNEELEDMLESGKLAIFTDDIKMDSQMTKQALNEIETRHNEIIKLETSIRELHDMFVDMAMLVESQGEMIDRIEYNVEHSVDYVERAVSDTKKAVKYQSKARRKKIMIIICCVVLGVVLASSIGGTLGL